TCTGCCAGTCGCTTGTTGAAAGCGTAGAACCAGCCCTCTTCCTGCCCCATGTTCGTCTTCACGAGACCGGGCGCCATCACATTGACAGTGACTCCCTTATCCGCCACGCGCCGGGCGAGTTCCAGCGTGAAAAGGATGTTTGCAAGCTTGGAGTTCGCGTACGCCCTCATCGATGAGAACCTGCGCCGGAGCTGCAAATCATCGAGGTCGAGTTTGGCCTGCTTGTAGAGACTGGACGATACGCTCACGATGCGCGACGGTGCCGAGGCGATGAGCAGGTCGAGCAGCAGGTTGGTCAGCAGGAAGTGACCGAGGTGATTGAGCGCCATGGCGTACTCAAAGCCATCGACCGATTCGCGGCGGCGGCTCGGAGACACTCCGGCGTTGTTCAGGAGCACGTCGAGCCGCGCGTACCGCTGCCGGAATTCGGCTGCTGCCGCCCGAACCGCCGCAAGCGACGACAGGTCCGCGGCGATGAACCCGATGTTCTGGTTCCCGAATGCACTCTGCATCTCGGCCGCCACCTGCGCGCACTTCGCCGGGTTGCGGCTGACCAAGACAACCGTCGCGCCCTGCTGCGCCAAGGCATTGGCCGCGGCCCGGCCGATGCCCGAAGTCGCGCCGGTCACGAGACAGACCTTTCCGGTCATTGTACCCATCATGTCTGTGATTCTAGAAACCTGCCATTCTAAGTCAAACTGCTATGCTGACGTGCGTCAGGGAGGGCGGCAGGCGGGTTCAGACCCGCGCATCGCGAAGGGTGAAGACCAGTTGCTCCGGGCGGAGGAGGAGGGCCTTCGATGTACGACTGCTGGTGGTGGTGCGCGACTTGCTCGCGTCGGGCCTGCCAACCGGGCCAGCCCATCACGCGTGAGCAGGACTATTCTTACGAAGACTCCATGGCCTGAGCCCCAGCTTACCGGTCACG
This portion of the bacterium genome encodes:
- a CDS encoding SDR family oxidoreductase — protein: MMGTMTGKVCLVTGATSGIGRAAANALAQQGATVVLVSRNPAKCAQVAAEMQSAFGNQNIGFIAADLSSLAAVRAAAAEFRQRYARLDVLLNNAGVSPSRRRESVDGFEYAMALNHLGHFLLTNLLLDLLIASAPSRIVSVSSSLYKQAKLDLDDLQLRRRFSSMRAYANSKLANILFTLELARRVADKGVTVNVMAPGLVKTNMGQEEGWFYAFNKRLADFFGGKTPEKGADTLVWLATAPEVAGMTGQYFERRKAIPLSRDAADQELAVRMWRVSEELCGLSKEGA